The Eublepharis macularius isolate TG4126 chromosome 3, MPM_Emac_v1.0, whole genome shotgun sequence genome has a window encoding:
- the HMGB1 gene encoding high mobility group protein B1 isoform X1 has product MNPDLRDIISMGKGDPKKPRGKMSSYAFFVQTCREEHKKKHPDASVNFSEFSKKCSERWKTMSAKEKGKFEDMAKGDKARYEREMKNYIPPKGESKKKFKDPNAPKRPPSAFFLFCSEFRPKIKGEHPGLSIGDVAKKLGEMWNNTSGDDKQPYEKKAAKLKEKYEKDIAAYRAKGKPDVAKKIAPKPEKSKKKKEEEDEDEDEDEEEEEDEEEEEEEEEEEDDE; this is encoded by the exons ATATCATCAGTATGGGCAAAGGAGATCCTAAAAAGCCGAGAGGTAAAATGTCCTCTTATGCCTTCTTTGTGCAAACCTGCCGGGAAGAGCACAAGAAGAAACATCCAGATGCTTCTGTGAATTTTTCAGAGTTCTCAAAAAAATGTTCAGAAAGGTGGAAG ACTATGTCTGCTAAAGAGAAGGGAAAGTTTGAAGATATGGCAAAAGGTGACAAGGCTCGTtatgaaagagaaatgaaaaattaTATACCACCTAAAGGAGAGTCAAAAAAGAAGTTCAAGGACCCAAATGCACCAAAGAGACCTCC TTCAGCATTTTTCTTATTTTGCTCTGAGTTTCGTCCAAAAATCAAAGGAGAGCATCCTGGTCTTTCTATTGGGGATGTTGCAAAGAAACTTGGAGAGATGTGGAATAACACTTCTGGAGATGATAAGCAGCCCTATGAAAAGAAGGCTGCTAAACTGAAGGAAAAGTATGAAAAG GATATTGCTGCCTACCGGGCTAAAGGGAAGCCTGATGTAGCAAAAAAGATTGCTCCTAAGCCTGagaagagcaagaaaaagaaggaagaggaggatgaggatgaggatgaagatgaggaagaagaagaggatgaagaagaggaggaggaggaagaagaggaagaggatgaTGAATAA
- the HMGB1 gene encoding high mobility group protein B1 isoform X2: MGKGDPKKPRGKMSSYAFFVQTCREEHKKKHPDASVNFSEFSKKCSERWKTMSAKEKGKFEDMAKGDKARYEREMKNYIPPKGESKKKFKDPNAPKRPPSAFFLFCSEFRPKIKGEHPGLSIGDVAKKLGEMWNNTSGDDKQPYEKKAAKLKEKYEKDIAAYRAKGKPDVAKKIAPKPEKSKKKKEEEDEDEDEDEEEEEDEEEEEEEEEEEDDE, encoded by the exons ATGGGCAAAGGAGATCCTAAAAAGCCGAGAGGTAAAATGTCCTCTTATGCCTTCTTTGTGCAAACCTGCCGGGAAGAGCACAAGAAGAAACATCCAGATGCTTCTGTGAATTTTTCAGAGTTCTCAAAAAAATGTTCAGAAAGGTGGAAG ACTATGTCTGCTAAAGAGAAGGGAAAGTTTGAAGATATGGCAAAAGGTGACAAGGCTCGTtatgaaagagaaatgaaaaattaTATACCACCTAAAGGAGAGTCAAAAAAGAAGTTCAAGGACCCAAATGCACCAAAGAGACCTCC TTCAGCATTTTTCTTATTTTGCTCTGAGTTTCGTCCAAAAATCAAAGGAGAGCATCCTGGTCTTTCTATTGGGGATGTTGCAAAGAAACTTGGAGAGATGTGGAATAACACTTCTGGAGATGATAAGCAGCCCTATGAAAAGAAGGCTGCTAAACTGAAGGAAAAGTATGAAAAG GATATTGCTGCCTACCGGGCTAAAGGGAAGCCTGATGTAGCAAAAAAGATTGCTCCTAAGCCTGagaagagcaagaaaaagaaggaagaggaggatgaggatgaggatgaagatgaggaagaagaagaggatgaagaagaggaggaggaggaagaagaggaagaggatgaTGAATAA